A window of the Streptomyces luomodiensis genome harbors these coding sequences:
- a CDS encoding ABC transporter permease, producing MSTSARPPSSTGETTGAKATEEKPASSATPSASQGGGQAPSGDKPAERKVPDPRTPAPAAPARDKGDDDRAAEIKAAEDDGFEDTRTVLVRSKSPNAAPAAEERAEERKAPAAPPVKQPTSHETRHHEPKPLDTRPHEHRHHQPTGSGTTHGDIGDTLTLVIKPQPAPSASQAAQDAKAALNAIIAAAEARSPLVEPEPERGLELELPDGKRRGGRHRRRASRWRTFFFILWRDIFVTGREMGPFLGQVIVEPFFMLFVFGKVLGEIGMTQPGFQQVLLPGVVALNSFLVALQNTALPLAIDFSWTKEIEDRLLSPLPVGLVAVEKAIFGAMRGVIGALVMIPIGLWLLDDVSWPLSKMPETLGILALGGLVGAAVGLTLGTLTPARHISIVFAMTLTPIMFTGATQFPWRSLEGVRWFQILCSVNPLTYVTEAMRGLLLPSGPGIPESIPLWICGCAIGASILIYGFIGIRGFNRRAQD from the coding sequence GTGAGCACCTCCGCACGCCCCCCGTCCTCGACGGGCGAGACCACCGGCGCCAAGGCCACGGAGGAGAAGCCCGCGAGCAGCGCCACGCCGTCCGCGAGCCAGGGCGGCGGCCAGGCCCCCTCCGGCGACAAGCCGGCCGAGCGCAAGGTCCCCGACCCCAGGACCCCTGCCCCCGCCGCGCCGGCTCGGGACAAGGGCGACGACGACAGGGCCGCCGAGATCAAGGCCGCCGAGGACGACGGCTTCGAGGACACCCGGACCGTGCTCGTCCGGTCCAAGTCGCCGAACGCCGCGCCCGCCGCCGAGGAACGGGCCGAGGAGCGGAAGGCCCCCGCGGCCCCGCCGGTCAAGCAGCCCACGTCGCACGAGACCAGGCACCACGAGCCCAAGCCGCTCGACACCCGCCCCCATGAGCACAGGCACCACCAGCCGACGGGGTCCGGGACCACGCACGGCGACATCGGCGACACCCTGACGCTGGTCATCAAGCCCCAGCCGGCCCCGTCGGCCTCCCAGGCCGCGCAGGACGCCAAGGCCGCGCTGAACGCCATCATCGCGGCGGCCGAAGCCCGTTCGCCCCTCGTGGAGCCCGAGCCGGAGCGCGGACTCGAACTCGAACTGCCCGACGGAAAGCGCCGCGGCGGACGCCACCGGCGCCGCGCCAGCCGGTGGCGGACGTTCTTCTTCATCCTGTGGCGGGACATCTTCGTCACCGGCCGCGAGATGGGCCCCTTCCTGGGGCAGGTCATCGTGGAACCGTTCTTCATGCTGTTCGTCTTCGGCAAGGTGCTCGGCGAGATCGGCATGACCCAGCCCGGTTTCCAGCAGGTGCTGCTGCCCGGTGTGGTGGCGCTGAACAGCTTCCTGGTCGCCCTGCAGAACACCGCGTTGCCCCTGGCCATCGACTTCTCCTGGACCAAGGAGATCGAGGACCGATTGCTCTCGCCGCTGCCGGTCGGCCTGGTGGCGGTGGAGAAGGCCATCTTCGGAGCGATGCGCGGGGTGATCGGCGCCCTGGTCATGATCCCGATCGGTCTGTGGCTGCTGGACGACGTCTCCTGGCCGCTGTCCAAGATGCCGGAGACCTTGGGCATCCTCGCCCTCGGCGGACTGGTCGGCGCCGCGGTCGGGCTCACCCTCGGCACCCTGACGCCCGCCCGCCACATCTCCATCGTCTTCGCCATGACGCTCACCCCGATCATGTTCACCGGGGCCACGCAGTTCCCGTGGCGGAGCCTGGAGGGCGTCCGCTGGTTCCAGATCCTGTGCTCCGTCAACCCGCTGACCTACGTCACCGAGGCGATGCGCGGGCTGCTGCTGCCCTCCGGCCCCGGAATCCCGGAGTCGATCCCGCTGTGGATCTGCGGATGCGCCATCGGGGCGTCCATCCTGATCTACGGGTTCATCGGTATCCGGGGCTTCAACCGCCGGGCGCAGGACTGA
- a CDS encoding ACP S-malonyltransferase — protein sequence MTASEQTKTAIVFPGMGPSSFSEVGRFLTLDPFARKRLAEADDALGYSVFDRLRDSEDDYSEATQIAFLVNSMASADRAEQEHGLVPDLCVGPSFGQKAAAAYVSSLPFPEVVRLTAELARCEHAYFTEEYQDAVTHTFVRTPQEKLTEILAEFDERGEWYDYSGYLDDGFFMVSLREKELEGFKKAISQAGGYSMYTMVPAVHAPAFAELRRRAAEEILPRYDLKDPKLPVVTDQDGTIVTSADELRTMLLDTFDLPIHWPKVVDTLKDAGVSKMYITGPDNLFHRLDRTKSNFEVVTVGPGKRSRPARKR from the coding sequence ATGACGGCATCCGAGCAGACGAAGACAGCCATCGTGTTCCCGGGCATGGGACCCTCCAGCTTCTCCGAGGTGGGCAGGTTCCTGACGCTCGACCCGTTCGCCCGCAAGCGGCTCGCCGAGGCCGACGACGCGCTCGGCTACTCGGTCTTCGACCGGCTCCGCGACTCCGAGGACGACTACTCCGAGGCCACCCAGATCGCCTTCCTGGTGAACTCGATGGCCTCGGCGGACCGGGCGGAGCAGGAACACGGCCTGGTCCCGGACCTGTGCGTGGGACCCAGCTTCGGGCAGAAGGCGGCGGCGGCCTACGTCAGCTCGCTGCCGTTTCCCGAGGTGGTGCGGCTCACCGCGGAACTGGCCCGCTGTGAACACGCCTACTTCACCGAGGAGTACCAGGACGCGGTCACCCACACCTTCGTCCGCACCCCGCAGGAGAAGCTGACGGAGATCCTCGCCGAGTTCGATGAACGCGGTGAGTGGTACGACTACTCCGGCTACCTCGACGACGGCTTCTTCATGGTCTCGCTGCGCGAGAAGGAGCTGGAGGGGTTCAAGAAGGCGATCAGCCAGGCCGGCGGCTACTCCATGTACACCATGGTCCCGGCGGTGCACGCGCCCGCGTTCGCGGAGCTGCGGCGCCGGGCCGCCGAGGAGATCCTGCCGAGGTACGACCTCAAGGACCCCAAGCTGCCCGTGGTCACCGACCAGGACGGCACGATCGTGACCTCGGCCGACGAGCTGCGCACCATGCTGCTGGACACCTTCGACCTGCCGATCCACTGGCCCAAGGTCGTGGACACGCTGAAGGACGCCGGGGTGTCGAAGATGTACATCACCGGGCCGGACAACCTCTTCCACCGGCTGGACCGCACCAAGTCCAACTTCGAGGTGGTGACGGTGGGTCCGGGCAAGCGCTCGCGCCCCGCCCGGAAACGCTGA